GTGGCCAAGGGGCTGGGCGCGCGCCAGGTGGTGGCGCGGGTGGACACGGCGGAGTTCATAGAGTCCCACTTCCTTTATGAGGGGTTCATGAACGTGGACTACCTGCTGAGCCCGGACGCGCTCACGGCCCACGACATCATCCACTACATCCAGAACCCGGGCGTGCTCGCCACGGAAGACTTTGGCCGCGGAAAGGTCCAACTGCGCCAAATGCTGGTCAGCCCGGACGCCCCGGCGGTGGGTCAGGCAATCCGTGACCTGCTGCCGCCGGGCAGCGGCGTGCTGGCGGGTTCCATCAACCGCAGGGGCACGAGCGCCATCCCCCGCGGGGACAGCGTGGTGGAGTCGGGCGACAAGATCACCCTGCTGGGCACCCGCGACCGTTTCGAGGCCCTCGGCGGGTTGTTCTCCTCCGACGCCCCCGCGAAAAAAATCGCCATTCTCGGCGCCACCACCATCGGGCGGCGCATCGCCGAGGCCTTTGACGACCGCCAGGTCGAGGTGAAACTCTTTGAGAAAAGCCCCGAACTGTGCGAGGAGGCGGCGCGGCAGTATTACCATGTGAAGATGGTCAACCGCGACGCCAGCGCGCGGGCCTCGCTTGAGCAGGAGCACATCGGCGGGTTCGATGTGTTCATCGCGACCACCGAGGACGACGAGCGGAACATCATGGCGGGGGTGCTCGCCCGCGAGGTGGGCGTGCGGCATGTGGCCGCCGTGGTCCACCAGCCGGACTTCGCGCCCCTGGTGGTGAAACTGGGCGTGGACGTGGCCATCACCCCAAGGTCGGCCTTTGCGAACAGCATCCTGAAAATCGTCCACCAGCAACGGGTCACCGCGTCGGCCTTTCTTGGTGAGGGCGATGTCGAGGTGGCGGAGTACACCGTGGAGGCCGAAAGCCCCGCCAAGGGCAGGAGGCTGCTCCAATTGGCGGAGAAACTGCCCAAAGAGGCGCTGATCGCCACCATCCTGCGCGGCGACACGGTGATTATCCCCGGCGGACAGGACACGCTTCTGGAAGGGGACACGGTGGTGGTCGTCACCTCGACAACGGACGCGGAGGCGGCAAGGAAAGCCCTCACCGGGCGAAAATGAACTACCGATTTGTTTCAAGGCTTCTGGGGGTCTTCTGTTGGTGGGTGGGGTTCTGGATGCTCCTCCCGGCGGGATGGGCGTTGTGGTTCGGTGAGCGTGGCGCGCTTGGGGCCATCGCCGCCTCCATCGGCACCTGCCTGCTTGCGGGAGGCGCGCTGCTTTACTGGGGACGCAGGGCAAACCGCCGCATGTATGAGCGTGAAGCCACGGCGCTGGTGGGTCTTGGCTGGCTGCTCGTGGCCGCCCTTGGCGCGCTTCCTTTTGTTTACGGGGGTGTGCTCGGCCCCGTTGACGCCTACTTTGAATCCATTTCGGGGTTCACCACCACCGGGTCCTCGGTCATTGCCATAATAGAACCTGTGCCAAAAAGCATTCTGTTCTGGCGCTCCCTCACCCACTGGCTCGGGGGGATCGGCATCGTCATCTTGATGGTCGCCATCATCCCCTTTCTTGGGGAAAGCGGAAAGATGCTGTACCGGTCGGAGGCCACGGGCCTTGACAAAAACGGACTCCGCCCGAGAATCCGCGAAACCACCGCCACACTGTTCAAAATTTACCTGTTCCTGACCGTCATTCACACGGCCTTTTTAATGGCCGCGGGCATGGACTTGTTTGACGCCCTGTGCCACACTTTTGGCAGCCTCGCCACCGGGGGATACTCCACCCGAACCGCAAGCATCGCCGCATTTGACAGCGTCGCCGTCGAGTCTGTAATCACGGTGTTTGAGCTTGTGGGCGCGACCAATTTCACCCTGTTCTATCTGATGGCCCGGGGAGACTGGCGGGCGCTGCACCGTGACTCGGAATGGCGCGTCTTCATGGCGATTTTTGCGGTCACCACGGCGCTGGTGATCTTCAACCTGCTCGGAGCCCAGGGCAGCCTGCCCGCGGACACCTCGCAGCCGGGCGCCATGGGCTCCGCGGCTTTCACCCCCGCCCAGGCGCTGCGGCATGCCAGCTTCGAAGTGGGCACCATGATGACGAACACGGGTTTCGCCAGTACGGACTTTAACGTGTGGCCCTACTTCTCCCGGATACTCATCATGATGGTCGTCATCACCGGAGGATGCTCGGGCTCGACGGCCGGGGGATTGAAAATCATCCGGGTCATCATTCTTTTCAAGATTGCCGTGTTGCAGATACAACGGACTTTCCGGCCTCACACAATTCGTGCCATCCGGGTGAACAACCGGGTTGTCCCCGAAAGTGTCCAGTATGGGGTGCTCACTTTTTTTCTCATTTACATCAGTTTCATGGCGTTTTCAACGGTGGTGATGTCCCTGCTCGGGCTCCCGCTGACGACGGCCTTTTCCGCTGTGGTCGCCTGCCAGAACAACACGGGACCAGGGCTGGACCTTGTGGGCGCGGTTGAAAATTTTGCATTCATATCAATTCCCGGAAAGTGCTACCTCTGCCTGGTGATGATTATCGGACGACTGGAGTTTTTCAGCATTCTCGTTTTCATCTTCCCGTCTTTTTGGCACAGGTCATAAACTGCGGAACGAACACAGACCCGGACTGTGAATCGGGTGCGGGTTTTCTTATACTGTCCCGCACGGGCCGCCGAAACACCGGGCCGCCATAGGACTTTTAATTTTTAGATTTTCGGGAATGCGATGAACTACCTGCTACTGGCCAAATACCTTGGGCTCTTCAGCCTTGCGATGGGAGTCCCCCTGCTCGGCTCAGCCGGCTGGGCGCTTTGGTTCTTTGAATGGGGGGCACTGAGCGCGCTCATGGCCACCAGTATCGTTGCGGTAGCGGGCGGCGGCGGATTGTATTATCTCGGCCGCAACGCGCGGGGCAAGGTTTTCGAGCGGGAGGGCATCGCCCTGGTCGGCGTGGGCTGGCTGCTCATCGCGCTGATAGGCGCGCTGCCCTACATGTTTTCCGGACTGCTGTCCCCGGCGGAAGCCTATTTCGAGTCCATGTCGGGGTTCACCACGACGGGCGCGTCGGTCTTGACGGAAATCGAGCCGGTGGCAAAGAGCCTGCTGTTCTGGCGGGCGACCACCCACTGGCTCGGCGGCATGGGCATCGTGGTGCTCATCATCGCGGTGCTCCCCTTCCTGGGGGCGGGTGGAAAGCAACTGTACCGTTCCGAGGTGCCCGGCGTGGACAAGTCCGGGCTGCTCCCGCGCGTCCAGGACACGGCGGCCATGCTTTACAAGATTTACCTGGGCATGACCGTGGTCCAGACCGTGCTTCTCAT
This sequence is a window from Candidatus Hydrogenedentota bacterium. Protein-coding genes within it:
- the trkA gene encoding Trk system potassium transporter TrkA, translated to MNIFIAGGGRVGFHLARLLCAEGRDVTVLDRDPHRREEIDFELDARTVVGASTSVLLLQSLGVGDADLFVACTGDDRTNLIAATVAKGLGARQVVARVDTAEFIESHFLYEGFMNVDYLLSPDALTAHDIIHYIQNPGVLATEDFGRGKVQLRQMLVSPDAPAVGQAIRDLLPPGSGVLAGSINRRGTSAIPRGDSVVESGDKITLLGTRDRFEALGGLFSSDAPAKKIAILGATTIGRRIAEAFDDRQVEVKLFEKSPELCEEAARQYYHVKMVNRDASARASLEQEHIGGFDVFIATTEDDERNIMAGVLAREVGVRHVAAVVHQPDFAPLVVKLGVDVAITPRSAFANSILKIVHQQRVTASAFLGEGDVEVAEYTVEAESPAKGRRLLQLAEKLPKEALIATILRGDTVIIPGGQDTLLEGDTVVVVTSTTDAEAARKALTGRK
- a CDS encoding TrkH family potassium uptake protein yields the protein MNYRFVSRLLGVFCWWVGFWMLLPAGWALWFGERGALGAIAASIGTCLLAGGALLYWGRRANRRMYEREATALVGLGWLLVAALGALPFVYGGVLGPVDAYFESISGFTTTGSSVIAIIEPVPKSILFWRSLTHWLGGIGIVILMVAIIPFLGESGKMLYRSEATGLDKNGLRPRIRETTATLFKIYLFLTVIHTAFLMAAGMDLFDALCHTFGSLATGGYSTRTASIAAFDSVAVESVITVFELVGATNFTLFYLMARGDWRALHRDSEWRVFMAIFAVTTALVIFNLLGAQGSLPADTSQPGAMGSAAFTPAQALRHASFEVGTMMTNTGFASTDFNVWPYFSRILIMMVVITGGCSGSTAGGLKIIRVIILFKIAVLQIQRTFRPHTIRAIRVNNRVVPESVQYGVLTFFLIYISFMAFSTVVMSLLGLPLTTAFSAVVACQNNTGPGLDLVGAVENFAFISIPGKCYLCLVMIIGRLEFFSILVFIFPSFWHRS